The window TCCCGACGTTCGCAACGCGATTATGACAGCGACCTACGAGGCCCTGTGTGCCCATGGGTATACCGACCTCACGGCACAGGATATCGCTGATAGGACTGACAAGAGCAAGTCGCTGCTGTTCTACCATTACGACTCCAAAGACGACCTGGTAGCGGATTTCCTCGTATTCCTACGCGAACTGTTCGACGAGCGATTCGACGACACCGACGACCAATCGCCGGCGGATCGACTCGCGATGTTCGTCGACTGGTATCTCTACGGTTCGACCGACGGCGACGAACGCCAGTCGTTCCACACGGCGATGCTCGAGTTGCGAACGCAGGCACCGTACAACGACCAGTTCCGACACGAACTCCGGAAAACGGACGATCACCTCCGAGAGATTCTCGAGACCATCCTCGAGGATGGCATCGAGGAAGACGAGTTCACGGATCACGATCCCGAAGAAACTGCCGCCTTGCTCATCGCCGCAATCGACGGCGCGCGAATGCGCCAGCTTACACTGGATCGCGATGAGTACCTTGGTACCGTCCGCTCGGCGATCATCACCCGTGTGTTCGATGATCTGCTGGCAGACAACGTTTCGTTCCCAACAGAACCGGTTTCGAACGAGTTGCGGACCAGCAATCTCGAGACATCCACTGATGCTGCGGCTACAACCCAGTCGACAGACGAATCCACCGACGAGTCATGACCGAACACCCTCCAACAGCCGAACACCGTTTCGCCCACACGCACGAGCCACCAACAGTAGGACTCACGCGCTCGTTTGACGACCTCTCGCCGACGGTTCGAACGATTGCCACCGACGCGGTCGTCTCGCGTGATCACTCCGTTCCCGTTGCACTCTGTGCCATCGCCGGCACAGTCGCGACCCACATCGAAGATCAGGTCGCTACCGGCACCGTGTTGCAGACAACGGCAGACAACACTGTCCCTGAAACCCCCGCCGAACGCCTCGAGGCCGCGTCGCCGACTGAACTCGAGGGCGTCCTCGAGGCCGCGTCGCTGCTCGAGGCGTACGTCCAGATTCGTGTAGCGCTGCTCGAAAGCGACCGCTACAGCGAGGATGAACAGCGAGACGCCGCCATTTTAGCCAGTGACTTCCTGCACGCGGCGGCGTATGAACCAATCGCAGACTGTGGCGTTCCCGCTCGTCGCGCCAGCGAACTGTATCAGGTGCTCACCTCCGGCTCCGGAACGCTTGCCGTGCAATTCTTGCACGCCGAGGGCGCAGAGACAGAACAAGAATTGTCGGCTGTCGATGCCAACGGCGACACCGACGGCAGCGCTCACGCCGATAACACGAACGAGTCAATGCCGCCCCAGGCTGTCCTCGGCGGCATCACGGCAACACTCGGGGCAACCGCAGTCGGTGCGTCGGCAGAGATCCGAACCGCACTCGAGCGCTACGGCCAATCGCTGTCCGCTGTGCTGTGTCAGGCATCGTCGGAATCAGTTCCGGCCGATCGCCACGAAACGACGGTCCGTGCCCTCGCCGGCGAGACGGGGCCGACGCCTA is drawn from Natronolimnobius sp. AArcel1 and contains these coding sequences:
- a CDS encoding TetR/AcrR family transcriptional regulator is translated as MTDPDVRNAIMTATYEALCAHGYTDLTAQDIADRTDKSKSLLFYHYDSKDDLVADFLVFLRELFDERFDDTDDQSPADRLAMFVDWYLYGSTDGDERQSFHTAMLELRTQAPYNDQFRHELRKTDDHLREILETILEDGIEEDEFTDHDPEETAALLIAAIDGARMRQLTLDRDEYLGTVRSAIITRVFDDLLADNVSFPTEPVSNELRTSNLETSTDAAATTQSTDESTDES